TACCGCGAGGATTTGAATTTCGTTGTATAAATGCTAAGGAAACCTTCTTCAACTTTCGCATCTCCATGACCAAACCTCTCTAAATTCCTCTGAAAATCCTCGTACCATTCGGATGCTGATACCGTCCCTCGCCATGACACCACAATGTCTCTCCTTCCAATACGTTTCGACTCCTCGTCATCGCTAACACCTACAAACCCCATCCAATTGGAGTGCGTACTCCAAGTCTCGGCCACTTGTGACTTCTCTAGCCATTGTGGCAAATCAATTTGAGACGTAGCGTAAATGTACTTTGTAACGTTATAACCATGCCTAGTTAAGCCAAGCTTCTCAAAGAGTTTGTTACGATTGTACCTACAACTCCCACAATACTCCGAGTACGGATCAAAGTCGAATGCGTCGTATGTCGCTTGAGCAAATTCACCGTATTTGATCAGCTCTCGCCTTAGACAAGGGTGGAGAGGGTCTAAAAGGGTATCCCAATCATTAGACCCATGAATTTCCTCCCATTTGTTAGAAATGTCTTCTTTAGGGGATGATATAGGGGTGTTACTTTTATCCTCTAAAATTGAACTTAAGTTTGATTGAGTTATTGTTTTTTGGGTGTGTATGGATTCAATTTGAAGATGGAGCATATGGGTAAGTGATTGAGCTAAACGGGTTGCCGGGTTTGACCCCTTGGAAGATCGGTAAGCCTCGAAGATAATATCTTGTTGCGCTCGAACCCGCCGTGAAAGGCGGCGAGTAGTTGGGATGTGGTGGTTGATGGCGGGTTGGATCGCATTCATGGTGGCCTAATGGTTTTGAAAATGTGAAGGGAAGAAGGTGGCTTTGTGGAGGGTTGTGAGATTGGTTATTGTTGAAGGGatatatataaaattataaatgaaAGTCAAGTCAAATATAGGGACTATGAAAGACTTACTTAACCAATCAATAACCACTATTAAACTCTCTTTGAAGTTTGAACCGCGTTAAGTGTACACAACATTAGGTATGGATAAGCATTTAAAAAGGGGGAAAAAAGGTctccattttatttttttagttaaaGAGAAATGAAATGTccaatactccgtattttaatAGTGGAAGTTGACCAATTCCCTTGTGTTATAcagttatactccctccgttccgaaatacttgacctgtttttcttatcgggccatcccttaatacttgatctgtttctaaaaatggaaatattctaacaatattatattatttcttactccatccctattaacccacctacccctactccatacaaaaaataattaaaaatttaacccctactctcctccaaccccacccctttacacatttcccactaactacattaaaataataccccactatcaactactacctattaaattaaataagtcaattcaaatcccttaaactctgtaccggtcaaaccgggtcgagtattccgggacggaggaagtagtacTGTAATGTGTGAAAGGTATGAAAATATTTGTATATACGAGGAGTTTAGCTTCAGCATGTGTCATGACATGCACTGGTGTGATGACCAAACCATTCAGCCATGAGGCCCATGACATGCATAggagatttttattttattttcacaagtgcttatttgcaaggagtgtacaataaatattgtacaccggagtaaaaattaactaaaaatacttaaaagttaagcttatatatgtaaaagttatctattttttagtgataacattttttttattttagtaaaacttattttttcaaaatcactaataatgtataaaactaatcatctaaccctttaaaatgtttatctattatctatatattatactaaaagagaggaaatcaatgtggtgatgacaaatgtcactcattgattaacctctcttttagatataaaaaaattaaaaaataaaatacttgattgtaaattattttgttaCCTTTTTACCAAagtatttgattctattttcctaaaaaaagatGTCATTCTATACATGAGTAATACTTTATAAAATctgtttttatattttggtaacaaatataacaatatatgattatatttttttttaaataatccaTTAAACGGATTACGTAGTTGGATATTTACAAAAAGTAATTAATGTAATCTACCGATTTGTACTTACATAActagaatacaaataaattaggaaATCAATGAAGTATGAATATAGTATAAAAAAAAGGTTACTATAATATTGTATAATATTTtgacaactaaattcgataattataagtaatattttattacttttaaaaaGAAAGTACGGAGTATGTAACTTCCTTAAACAAGAGAAAAACTTGCGTAACCTAATCTATCTACTACTCTACTATGTAACTCCTCAATTTTTTAGATGTAACTCTTTTATTTTTACACTAACTATTATATTACACATCTCTGTAATTTTAATGTTATTTGGTGACTATTAATATAGACgatgaacatagtcatgtactccgtatcattttgttggatttgtctaaatacttacataatacaAATTTAATATATTATATCATAAGCCATAGACGTTGTAATGGTTATATCttatacagttaaatacatggTGCTGACAAGTGCTGTTCTTTTATTTGATTATCTTATAATATCAAAAGTTATACTAAAAGAgtggaaatcaatgtggtgatgactaatgtcactcattgattcgcctcttcgttaatataaataattaaacttaaaataATTTACAACATCAAATATTTTACAGCCCTATAATGTCACGCAAATAGTATACATATTTCGAAAATATAGGGCCGAGAATCGTAATATCAAatggttcatttttttttaccaaatatAATATGCATAACTAACACTTACTAAAAGTTCTACTACGTTGGttatgaatataaaaaaaattactaatAACTTACTTATTATAatgatttgtttatttacttaattatttaaatcagacaAACGAATTGTCAAATACTCGAGAATAGAAATTCAAAAAtgtcttaccaaaaaaaaatgttgagtATAGGGGTGGGTTTGAGGCGGGTGCATGTGGATACACGGGAGAGGGTGATGAAGAGCGGatgcattttattttgtacctctcAAAACGGGGATTGGAGGGATGAATATCATTCCTATCTTTGATGGAGGAGATAGGGATAAGAATTGTAGATGAGTGCGGATATGCAGGCTAAAAGTGTTAGTGGGGCAAGTTTTTTGGGGGATCCGCATGTGTATCCTCCCTAAGTGGGCGGAGATCGAGGAAATTTTGATGGATGAGGGGTTAAAGAATGTATACGTTGCGGGGTGAACGGGCGGTGATGGATTTTAGATTTGACCCGCCTGCGTTGCTAATCCTACatatatagaaaaataatacTACTAACTTAGGAGTACATATTATAATGGTttgtgagagtgatggatagctcagttggttagagcttccaacCCGGTTCCAGGTGATTTTGGGAttgattctcatccccgcccttgtgcCTCAtttacacaaaaaaaaaaacatattataaTGGTTTGTTTATTTACACTTTTTATATTTATCAGACAAACGATTTGTGCAAAGACTTTagaataaatttttaaatttcaaaattgtCTTACCAAAAAAATTTTATTGAGTCTAGGGGTGAATTTGAGGCGGTTGTGGATACATGTGGGGTGATGAAGCGATgatgaatttttattttctatctcTCGAAACGATGATTTGGATGGGTGTGTATCAATCCTATCATGGACGGCAGGGATGGGGATGAGAATTGTAGGTGGTTACATGTGTGAAGGACCACCCCGCCTTAAAGTCATCTCTAACTGAATCAAGTAAATGATGGGTAGGTGTTAAATGATCGAGCAATGAGGTTGATGGGGCGAGTGTGCGAGTACTAAGTGGATATTACTATTGAAGTGAAATGTGGTTGAGATAATTTTATGCTTGACACaagtggtgaatgagaatgaaaataattttttctctgtacccttatttgttttaattgttttaataaataagacgcgtcgaatgagcaataacaaatttatccatcattcattttaatttggagaatatctataagctctactttgatgataattgtctaccagatttcatgatataaatttatatttagattataaaccgtgcatcgcacgggtactatactagttttttttttactaatataaaagttaatcaaaactaggttaaagttataaaaaaaatgggtaaaattaTCTTGaattacaataaatttattgtacatcttaTGCGcacaagatttttttttttgaatattgtcTAAGGTGTCCAAATTTGTCCAAATCCTATAAGTAGCTACGGAGTAGTTAAttgtcttttttctttttttcatttGTAAGGGTTAGGATATGAAACACAAAGCAATTAGTATAAAGTGAGTCGCCATTATACCAAGACTAactttgttgaattattttctaTTTGCGCCAATTTAGAAATTGTTTTCTTGAAATATTACTGTCCACGTAGGATTGGATAAGAtttttgtttgtgttttacTGTTTGAGAGATAAACCGCTAAAGAGTTATTGTTTATAAATTAAAAACGTTAAGGAGTTGTTTGGTTCACAAACTGTAGGGCGTAACTAGGATGAGTTTAGGATGGTCTAAACACATACTATATGTTTGGTTGATAATTTGAAACTTATACCTCAAACTCACAATGTATGAGGCTTACAAACCTATAAGGGGCGAGGTAGCTTTGAGTCATATCTAACACTTCATGtatcaaattaataaactaaaaaaaaacatttcatAAATTTGAACAAAACATATGAGTATTAAATCACACTTCAAACTCATAGTACCATCTTGAATGCAATCTTAATTCAAACCTCATACCTCCCTAAATCAAATATCCCATAATAGTTATACCGGTTTTACTTGAGTACCTGTCTTCTCCCAActtttttgtgtttattttttcagTGATCTCCACTCTCAAGTTTCAACAGCGTtcttcaatttccaaattataaaTACGAGTTCTCCTGAAGTAGGCATTGAAGTCACAACTTACCATTTGAAAGTTCGCCTACTCTCAACTCTCAAGTCTCAATACCTTTCCAATTTCCCAAATTCTTGGCAATGGGAAAGAATTGCAACGTATCAGCCCTCCAATAGGAAAAGTATAGTCAAAGAAAGTATTTTTATATAGAGTTTGGAGTGATGTGAAAAGGATTTcaatatacggagtatcaaACTCCATACGTTCTTAAATAATCGTCGTTTTAGCGTTTATACAGAAAATAagatattttctttttcttattctCCTTCCGTCCTTTTAATTCATTACGTTTTTTTTTGTTACATTTTAATCTTTATATTTGAATATTTCCTTTTGTATTACGAAGTATAACATAAATGTTTTTAATATTCTGTCAAAAATCAtaccatatgattattttaatcaattgaACTAATTGAGGCATTTTATCTCTCCCACTTTTTTATTGGGCCATCAAATATATCACACTTTTCCAGTGTTAGATTTTGGATAAAAATAGATCAaaacattataaaaaaaaaatacaatttgtACTGtttacattttaaaaaaatctcaatccacattaatttgtttttttttttttttggtacaaaTGAGTCAGGCGGGGAATCTTAGTCACTAGGCTAAGACCTCATTAGTACATTAATTAGTCATTAAATCAAGCGCAAACTTAAAGAATAAAATTTGACGGAGAGAAGTATAactaaaatcaaaataaatatcgATTCAAATGTTGAGAAATTGCTGAAATTCTCTTGATAACATTATTCCTCCTAAGTTTCACTTAGAAATATTCTAACTTTGCCTTCTTCCCTGGGATATAGTCATATAGTACACACTTTCGTGCAATAATTATGTTATCACAGTAAATAATAGCTGCGGACTTATTGATAAATATGAGGGACACTTATTTAAGATATTAAGAACCAAAGTTTTTGGTTAAAAGTAAAACGACAAGTATTTGAGTGAAGAAAAGTTGGACGGAGAAGAGTAACATAAAAAATTGTGCAGATGGTACGTTTTTCTCATTTATAaactttttttccttttgacttTCTTTAGCATTTACTACTACTACGTATGATTTTGCAGTTGATTAATTTATGATGATGACATATTGACATTACAATTGCACGCAGCCACGCATGTAGAATTGTAGAGACTGTAGTGACGTTCATAAACCCACAAAAACAAAGTGTGTCAAATTGCACTATCCACTCACTACTGTCACTGACTAAATTAGCATTAGCCTCACACACTCACTAGCAAACTATCCTAATTTCGACCTCACACAACTCTACCACATACGACACTCTATCATCTAGGATAACGTAGTTATACTCAATACAGTAGCACATCTGGTAGCAATATAACACTGATAACATATAACTTTCAGCAGGAGGTTTTTATTCTAGCGGACTTTTATTTGTGATGGAAACAAAGCTCCCCGCCACAGTTTTGTCCGGAAAACAGAAAAGGCTCAAAGAGTACGTTATTTCCTCTTTGTTGTACAAATGTATAACTATGTAAGCCGGTAAAATGATACAACAAAACTTACCTACAGAAAGCTTCAGACACTCAATCTCTTGGCAATGCTTAAAATACAGAACACCCGAGAATACACCTAGCactgtaaataaggtaaaattattattaaaaaccAATGATAAATGTACATAAGCAGCAAACTGCAAAATACATCTTCCTAACAAATTACTAAATTATGATACAACAACAATATCAGCCAACGCCGTCCTAAACAATGAGGTGCTGCACCATCATAATATCCCTCTTCTATACAAAACTACCTATGGTCTATGGACTTGGTGTCGCTTTCCACCACCAGTCTAATCTTACAGTTACAACATATGAAAGCTTTCTTTTACTAACAACCAGTACACAATTATCGCGAGCTTCTTCAGTAAGTTATCTAACATCAGACCATCCTTTAGTTACCTTTCGTCGAACAGGGCAGATATCTGGCTGCCTCACTATGTAAATTTGATCTCCAGCCACTTTCTCGCTGTCTTGATTCCTGTACCATGTCCAAAGGGCATAAGTTGTGTTTTTCACCTGCAAGCCATATAACCATGAAGAATGTCATTAGGCGTGATACTGATTGCGTGAATGgatgataaaaaataaaaataaatatacttTTGCCATGTATATAATTCAGTACATGAATTAATTCTATTGAAGGTGGATAGGGAAAGGAAACCTCTAGAATTCCATGCCCAAAGCTACTCTCTCTGTATGCACTGTAATCTGGTTGACGATCCCAGCAGAAGTTCCCTGCAGCTGGACCAGATGTAAAGTTTGCAGCACAGAAGCCACCCATGAACTTATCTGGAGTAGTTGATGGCTCAGGGCAGTTTCCAGGCTCATCCGCATGTTCAACTGCCATCTTCTCTCGATTACCTCCATCCCCTATTGTAATGTGAAGAGGAGCACAAGGATCTAGGGTATAATTATATACTCTGTTTGATCTCTCGTAGGCATGTACCTAAAGTTGCATCCACCATTGTTTAGTTCAGCAGTAAATGCAAGAATTCAGCGGATTGTAGGAAAGGTAAAACCAATTAAATGCAAAATAACAGCAAAATGCAAGTGACTCTTTTGCAATCAATCTTGACCAAGTAGATCAAATCACACAAAAATGTCACTAACGTCTACTTCCATAACTCAATGAAGGTGCCCTAACATTATAAACATAATCCACACCATAACTAAGTTCATGTCATGTCCATGTCAAATAACTAAGTTCATGTCAGTCGATTGTAATCAGTAATAGCATAACTGCTCCTCAGTTGTGAAAGATGGTGAGTTGATCAGTAATCTAATGGATTCTGCGGTTATCAAATCTGACATTGTGGTACTTACATGTCCATTAAAGACTATATCCACACCATTGGAATAGAGCAAGTGTTCCATCGCAACTCTCATGCACTCTGCTTCTCTGTAGTGAGCTTTGTAAGAAGTATACCATGGTGGATGCCATGAAACAACCAACCATGGGGTTACATCTCTGTCGACTTTAGCCAAGTCTCTCTCCAACCATTTGTATTGGGAAGCTGAAAAGAACAAGTCAAATATAGACATTTACATTTTGTAACGCAAGAAAATCACATAACTAATAAAAGTAAGAACTCATAATACCTGATTCATTGTAAGCAATGTAAGCCCCAAGCATTATGAAATGTATCCCCCCAGCATTGAAAGAATAGTAGAATGTAGATGATGATCCGCTCTCTTCTGATGGAAAAGCAAAGCGTGAACTGTATGCTGCAAAAGTTTGATGATCAACCTGTTCCTCTATTTCATGATTCCCTTCAACCACCATTATTGGAACTCTAGATATCAAATTCTGCATAAACCTGTGAATTAAGAATCATATTATGATTACAGCATAACCGAAGGAAGAAATCTGCAAATGGAATGATTTCTGCCAcaatcaacaaaataaaaatgtgGAAATGAGGTTGGCATCACCTTCCCCAATAATCCCAACGCGGTTGATACGTTTCATGAATGGGGCTGTCTGGAAAGGAACAGGAATAACAATCAGAGCCAGTTCCATTAGTGAGATACAGGTTTGCATAAGTCACATCACCGACCAGGAGAAGAAGATCTGGTTGATTGCTAGATATGTGACTAATAGTCGCTGTTGTGTTATATGTAAGACCCAAGTCACCAACAATTGCTATTTTTCCAGGGTAATTCCGAGGGCCAGGAATTGGCATAGTCCTGAAATGGAACAAGCTGCTCATGGCTGGTACAGAGGGATCTCCACAACGATAGTAGTACAATGTATTAGGTTTCAACCCTACACAAGAAAAAGACCGGTCAAAATCTGAGACCAATTTGCCAAAATAAATTGACAGAGATCTCATGCTATAATGTGATAGAACTCCAAGCAAATATGAAGGTCACATTTTGACAGGTGGGAAGTTAAACAAAAACCCTACCAAGATTGACAACTAAAACAACAAGGTTCATTAAGAATGTAGTTGACATTAATATTAATCCTTCCAACAACATCCCTATAATATTCTTTTAACCTTTAAGATCGAAGAAATGGGGAAGGAAGCAAGACTGTAAGAGATATTTGTATCTTACTATCCTCATAAATGGTAATCGTTGATGGTTGAGAAGGATCAACAAAAGGTTGCAACTTGCAACACATACAAAGAGGCCAATACCTCATTGGA
This Spinacia oleracea cultivar Varoflay chromosome 6, BTI_SOV_V1, whole genome shotgun sequence DNA region includes the following protein-coding sequences:
- the LOC110801055 gene encoding purple acid phosphatase 15 isoform X1, with product MMKPTTITKMASIFYGFSLLLLLLSSSSSVAVHIPTTLDGPFKPVTMPYDVSLRGNAVDLPASDSRVQRHVNGFQPEQISVSLSSDYHSVWISWITGEFQIGYDIKPLNPESVKSIVHFGTLKHPLTHEATGYSQVYSQLYPFEGLQNYTSGIIHHVRLTGLKPNTLYYYRCGDPSVPAMSSLFHFRTMPIPGPRNYPGKIAIVGDLGLTYNTTATISHISSNQPDLLLLVGDVTYANLYLTNGTGSDCYSCSFPDSPIHETYQPRWDYWGRFMQNLISRVPIMVVEGNHEIEEQVDHQTFAAYSSRFAFPSEESGSSSTFYYSFNAGGIHFIMLGAYIAYNESASQYKWLERDLAKVDRDVTPWLVVSWHPPWYTSYKAHYREAECMRVAMEHLLYSNGVDIVFNGHVHAYERSNRVYNYTLDPCAPLHITIGDGGNREKMAVEHADEPGNCPEPSTTPDKFMGGFCAANFTSGPAAGNFCWDRQPDYSAYRESSFGHGILEVKNTTYALWTWYRNQDSEKVAGDQIYIVRQPDICPVRRKC
- the LOC110801055 gene encoding purple acid phosphatase 15 isoform X2, with the protein product MMKPTTITKMASIFYGFSLLLLLLSSSSSVAVHIPTTLDGPFKPVTMPYDVSLRGNAVDLPASDSRVQRHVNGFQPEQISVSLSSDYHSVWISWITGEFQIGYDIKPLNPESVKSIVHFGTLKHPLTHEATGYSQVYSQLYPFEGLQNYTSGIIHHVRLTGLKPNTLYYYRCGDPSVPAMSSLFHFRTMPIPGPRNYPGKIAIVGDLGLTYNTTATISHISSNQPDLLLLVGDVTYANLYLTNGTGSDCYSCSFPDSPIHETYQPRWDYWGRFMQNLISRVPIMVVEGNHEIEEQVDHQTFAAYSSRFAFPSEESGSSSTFYYSFNAGGIHFIMLGAYIAYNESASQYKWLERDLAKVDRDVTPWLVVSWHPPWYTSYKAHYREAECMRVAMEHLLYSNGVDIVFNGHVHAYERSNRVYNYTLDPCAPLHITIGDGGNREKMAVEHADEPGNCPEPSTTPDKFMGGFCAANFTSGPAAGNFCWDRQPDYSAYRESSFGHGILEVKNTTYALWTWYRNQDSEKVAGDQIYIVRQPDICPVRRKVTKGWSDVR
- the LOC110801051 gene encoding phospholipase A1-Igamma1, chloroplastic, producing the protein MNAIQPAINHHIPTTRRLSRRVRAQQDIIFEAYRSSKGSNPATRLAQSLTHMLHLQIESIHTQKTITQSNLSSILEDKSNTPISSPKEDISNKWEEIHGSNDWDTLLDPLHPCLRRELIKYGEFAQATYDAFDFDPYSEYCGSCRYNRNKLFEKLGLTRHGYNVTKYIYATSQIDLPQWLEKSQVAETWSTHSNWMGFVGVSDDEESKRIGRRDIVVSWRGTVSASEWYEDFQRNLERFGHGDAKVEEGFLSIYTTKFKSSRYNKSSASEQVMKEIDRLINLYKKRGEQQVSLTITGHSLGGALALLNAYEAAATFVNLPVSVISFAAPRVGNSDFKDELHELGVKTLRVVVKQDVVPWTPGMVFNEKLQSFDEITKGLEWVYTHAGVELRLDARSSPYLKKGLQLQGHHMLETYLHLLDGFQSSKLPFREDAIRDIALVNKECDLLINELRIPPRWYQVANKGLLQNDHGRWVKPKRDPQHIPSPTTDSVFL